A single Streptococcus thermophilus DNA region contains:
- the uvrB gene encoding excinuclease ABC subunit UvrB: protein MIDRKEDNQFHLVSKYEPSGDQPQAIETLVDNIKGGEKAQILKGATGTGKTYTMSQVIQRVNKPTLVIAHNKTLAGQLYGEFKEFFPDNAVEYFVSYYDYYQPEAYVPSSDTYIEKDSSVNDEIDKLRHSATSALLERNDVIVVASVSCIYGLGSPKEYADSAVSLRPGQEISRDKLLNDLVDIQFERNDIDFQRGKFRVRGDVVEIFPASRDENAFRVEFFGDEIDRICEIESLTGRNLGEVEHLVLFPATHFMTNEEHMEEAIKNIMEEMEVQVNQFEAEGKLIEAQRIRQRTEYDVEMLREMGYTNGIENYSRHMDGRKEGEPPFTLLDFFPEDFLIMIDESHMTMGQIKGMYNGDQARKKMLVDYGFRLPSALDNRPLRREEFESHVHQIVYVSATPGDYEMEQTETVVEQIIRPTGLLDPEVEVRPTMGQMDDLLGEINARTEKGERVFVTTLTKKMAEDLTDYLKEMGVKVKYMHSDIKTLERTEIIRDLRLGVFDVLIGINLLREGIDVPEVSLVAILDADKEGFLRNERGLIQTIGRAARNSDGHVIMYADKITESMQKAMDETARRREIQMAYNKEHGITPQTIKKEIRDLISITKTNEAEVAEDTVKYSAMNKKERQEAIKKLQKQMHEAAELLDFELAAQIRDMVLELKSMD from the coding sequence ATGATAGATAGAAAAGAAGACAACCAATTTCATTTGGTTTCTAAATACGAACCCTCAGGAGATCAGCCCCAGGCTATCGAAACCTTGGTTGATAATATCAAAGGTGGGGAGAAGGCTCAAATTTTAAAGGGTGCGACAGGGACAGGTAAGACCTATACCATGAGTCAAGTCATCCAACGTGTTAATAAGCCAACTCTGGTTATCGCCCACAATAAGACCTTGGCAGGCCAGCTCTATGGTGAGTTCAAGGAGTTTTTCCCAGACAATGCTGTAGAGTATTTTGTTTCCTATTATGATTATTACCAGCCAGAGGCTTATGTGCCTTCATCAGATACCTATATTGAAAAAGATAGCTCTGTTAATGATGAAATTGATAAACTCCGTCACTCAGCGACATCAGCCCTATTGGAACGCAATGATGTAATTGTTGTGGCTTCCGTGTCTTGTATTTACGGTTTGGGTTCGCCAAAAGAATATGCGGATTCAGCTGTTAGCCTGCGTCCTGGTCAAGAAATTTCTCGGGACAAGTTGCTCAATGACTTGGTTGATATCCAGTTTGAGCGTAACGATATTGATTTTCAACGCGGAAAATTCCGTGTACGTGGCGATGTGGTTGAAATTTTCCCTGCCAGCCGTGATGAAAATGCTTTTCGAGTGGAATTTTTCGGTGATGAGATTGACCGTATCTGTGAAATTGAAAGTTTGACAGGACGTAATCTCGGTGAAGTCGAGCACCTTGTTCTTTTTCCGGCTACTCACTTTATGACCAATGAAGAGCATATGGAAGAAGCTATCAAGAATATTATGGAAGAGATGGAGGTTCAGGTTAATCAATTTGAAGCCGAGGGTAAACTCATCGAGGCTCAACGTATTCGTCAACGGACAGAATACGATGTCGAAATGCTTCGTGAGATGGGTTACACCAATGGTATCGAAAACTACTCACGTCACATGGATGGTCGTAAAGAAGGTGAGCCACCGTTTACTCTACTTGATTTCTTCCCAGAAGATTTCCTCATCATGATTGATGAAAGTCACATGACCATGGGACAGATTAAAGGAATGTATAACGGAGACCAAGCCCGTAAGAAGATGCTTGTCGATTACGGCTTCCGTTTACCATCGGCTCTTGATAACCGTCCCCTTCGTCGTGAAGAATTCGAAAGTCATGTGCATCAGATTGTCTATGTGTCAGCGACACCAGGTGACTATGAGATGGAGCAGACTGAGACTGTCGTTGAGCAAATCATCCGTCCGACAGGACTTCTTGATCCAGAAGTCGAAGTTCGTCCAACTATGGGTCAAATGGATGACCTCCTTGGTGAAATCAATGCCCGTACTGAAAAAGGAGAGCGTGTCTTTGTAACAACTTTGACTAAGAAGATGGCTGAAGACTTGACCGATTACCTCAAGGAAATGGGAGTCAAGGTCAAATACATGCACTCTGATATTAAGACTTTGGAGCGTACTGAGATTATCCGTGACTTGCGTTTGGGTGTCTTTGATGTTCTTATTGGGATTAACCTTCTTCGTGAGGGTATTGACGTTCCTGAAGTTAGTCTGGTTGCTATTTTGGATGCTGATAAGGAAGGTTTCCTTCGTAATGAACGTGGGCTTATCCAAACGATTGGACGTGCTGCCCGAAATAGTGATGGGCACGTTATCATGTATGCGGATAAGATTACGGAGTCTATGCAGAAAGCTATGGATGAAACTGCTCGTCGTCGTGAAATCCAAATGGCCTATAATAAGGAGCACGGTATCACTCCGCAAACGATTAAGAAAGAAATTCGTGACCTTATTTCGATTACCAAGACCAATGAAGCAGAAGTGGCAGAGGATACTGTGAAGTACAGTGCCATGAACAAGAAAGAACGCCAAGAAGCCATCAAGAAACTTCAAAAGCAAATGCACGAAGCGGCAGAGCTGCTTGATTTTGAATTGGCAGCCCAAATTCGTGATATGGTTCTAGAGCTGAAGAGTATGGATTAA
- a CDS encoding ABC transporter substrate-binding protein/permease — translation MKKKLLTLFLSVMSALFVFGAKASASTISVVSDTAYAPFEFKDSDQTYKGIDVDIINEVAKRKNWDVNQTYPGFDAAVNAVQSGQADALMAGTTVTDARKKVFTFSDTYYDTSIVIYTRSNDKVSDYKQLKGKTVGVKNGTAAQTWLDKNASKYGFTVKTFDTSDLMNNSLDSGSVYAAMDDTPVVQYAIGQGKDYAINIKPESIGSFAFAVKKGGKHESLIKDFNEALKEMKEDGTYDEIMTKWLGDSAKASSKSSSSKPSEALNLTGDANAKATPTKETYTISMDSSFAPFEYQNGSGKYVGIDVDIINAIAKNQGFNVKLTNPGFDASLNAVQSSQADAVLAGMTITDARKQIFDFSDPYYTSNIRLAVKKGSNIKKYEDLKGKTVGAKNGTSSYSWLEENADKYGFTLRAYDEASTMYDSLNSGSIDSLMDDEAVLLYAIQQGRNFETPIKGISTGKVGFAVKKGANPELIEMFNNGLAAIVKDGTYDKIINKYLDNNKSKEKSSTNVADETTIVGLIKNNYKQLLQGLGITLGLTLLSFAIAMIIGIIFGMMAVAPNKTLRVISQIFVDVVRGIPLMIVAAFIYWGIPNLIENITGHQSPINDFVAATIALSLNGGAYIAEIVRGGIEAVPIGQMEASRSLGVPYNTTMRKIILPQAVRLMLPNFINQFVISLKDTTIVSAIGLVELFQTGKIIIARNYQSFRMYAILAIIYLVIITCLTKLAKRLEKRLK, via the coding sequence ATGAAGAAAAAACTTCTGACACTCTTTTTGAGTGTCATGTCAGCTCTCTTTGTTTTCGGAGCTAAGGCATCTGCTAGCACGATTTCAGTAGTTTCAGATACAGCCTATGCCCCATTTGAATTCAAAGACTCTGATCAGACCTACAAGGGTATCGATGTTGATATTATCAACGAAGTTGCCAAACGTAAGAATTGGGATGTTAACCAAACTTATCCTGGTTTTGATGCAGCCGTTAACGCAGTTCAGTCAGGACAAGCAGACGCCCTCATGGCAGGTACAACTGTAACCGATGCACGTAAGAAGGTCTTCACTTTTTCAGACACTTATTACGACACATCAATTGTTATTTACACTCGTAGCAACGACAAAGTCAGCGACTACAAACAATTGAAAGGTAAAACGGTTGGTGTTAAAAATGGTACCGCCGCTCAAACCTGGCTTGATAAAAACGCTAGCAAGTATGGTTTCACTGTTAAAACTTTTGACACTAGTGACTTGATGAACAACAGTTTGGACTCTGGTTCAGTTTATGCAGCCATGGACGACACACCAGTTGTTCAATATGCTATTGGTCAAGGTAAAGACTATGCTATCAACATAAAGCCTGAATCTATTGGTAGCTTCGCTTTCGCTGTAAAAAAAGGTGGAAAGCACGAAAGTCTTATCAAGGATTTCAATGAAGCCCTTAAGGAAATGAAGGAAGACGGCACCTACGATGAAATCATGACCAAATGGTTGGGTGACTCAGCAAAAGCTTCTTCAAAATCTTCATCGTCAAAACCGTCGGAAGCTCTTAACTTGACTGGTGATGCTAATGCAAAAGCTACTCCTACTAAGGAAACTTACACCATCTCAATGGACTCATCGTTTGCACCATTTGAATATCAAAATGGTTCTGGTAAGTATGTTGGTATCGACGTTGACATCATCAATGCCATTGCTAAAAACCAAGGTTTCAATGTTAAATTAACTAACCCTGGTTTCGATGCATCACTTAATGCCGTTCAATCTAGCCAAGCCGATGCGGTATTGGCTGGTATGACCATCACTGATGCCCGTAAACAAATCTTTGATTTCTCAGATCCTTACTACACTTCAAACATTCGTTTAGCCGTGAAAAAAGGCTCTAACATTAAGAAATACGAAGATCTCAAAGGTAAGACTGTTGGTGCCAAAAACGGAACATCTTCTTACTCTTGGTTAGAAGAGAATGCCGACAAATATGGCTTCACGCTTCGTGCATACGATGAAGCTTCTACTATGTATGATAGCTTGAACTCTGGTTCAATCGATTCCCTTATGGATGATGAAGCCGTACTTCTATACGCTATCCAACAAGGACGTAACTTTGAAACACCTATTAAGGGAATCTCTACTGGTAAAGTTGGCTTTGCTGTTAAAAAAGGGGCTAACCCTGAGTTGATTGAAATGTTCAACAATGGTTTAGCTGCTATTGTTAAAGACGGTACTTACGATAAGATTATCAACAAATACCTTGACAATAACAAATCTAAAGAAAAGAGCTCAACCAATGTTGCCGATGAAACTACAATCGTAGGCTTAATTAAAAACAACTATAAACAACTTCTCCAAGGTCTTGGAATTACCCTTGGATTGACCCTTCTTTCATTTGCTATTGCCATGATTATCGGTATTATCTTCGGTATGATGGCAGTTGCACCAAACAAGACCCTTCGTGTGATTTCACAAATCTTTGTTGACGTTGTCCGTGGTATTCCATTGATGATCGTTGCAGCCTTCATCTATTGGGGTATTCCGAACTTGATTGAAAATATCACCGGTCACCAGTCACCAATCAATGACTTCGTGGCTGCGACTATAGCCCTCTCACTTAATGGTGGTGCTTACATTGCTGAAATTGTGCGTGGTGGTATCGAAGCTGTCCCTATTGGTCAGATGGAAGCCAGCCGAAGCTTGGGTGTCCCATACAATACAACAATGCGTAAGATCATCTTGCCACAGGCTGTTCGTTTGATGTTGCCAAACTTCATCAACCAATTTGTTATCTCATTGAAAGATACGACTATCGTATCAGCTATCGGTTTGGTCGAACTCTTCCAAACTGGTAAAATCATCATTGCTCGTAACTACCAATCATTCCGTATGTATGCGATTTTGGCCATCATTTACTTGGTCATCATCACATGCTTGACGAAATTGGCTAAACGACTAGAAAAGAGACTTAAATAA
- a CDS encoding amino acid ABC transporter ATP-binding protein, with product MAELKIDVQDLHKSYGDNEVLKGIDAKFYEGDVVCIIGPSGSGKSTFLRTLNLLEPITSGKVVVDGYELSNPKTNLDKARENIGMVFQHFNLFPHMTVLENVTFAPVELGRMTKEEADKLAMDLLDRVGLSDKADATPDSLSGGQKQRVAIARGLAMNPDIMLFDEPTSALDPEMVGDVLNVMKELAEQGMTMIIVTHEMGFARQVANRVIFTADGEFLEDGTPDQIFDNPQHPRLKEFLDKILNA from the coding sequence ATGGCTGAATTGAAAATCGATGTGCAGGACTTGCACAAATCATACGGCGACAATGAAGTCCTTAAAGGCATTGACGCCAAATTCTACGAAGGGGACGTTGTATGTATCATCGGTCCTTCAGGTTCAGGTAAATCAACCTTCCTTCGTACTCTTAACCTACTTGAACCAATAACTTCTGGTAAAGTAGTCGTTGATGGCTATGAATTATCAAACCCTAAGACAAACCTTGACAAAGCCCGTGAAAATATCGGGATGGTTTTCCAGCATTTCAACCTCTTCCCACACATGACTGTCCTTGAAAATGTGACATTCGCACCAGTTGAACTGGGACGCATGACTAAAGAAGAAGCTGATAAATTAGCTATGGATCTTCTAGACCGTGTCGGACTTTCTGACAAAGCTGATGCTACACCAGATAGCCTATCTGGTGGACAAAAACAACGTGTGGCAATTGCGCGTGGTTTGGCAATGAATCCTGACATCATGCTCTTTGACGAACCTACTTCTGCCCTTGACCCTGAGATGGTCGGAGACGTTCTTAACGTTATGAAAGAATTGGCAGAGCAAGGTATGACCATGATTATCGTTACTCACGAAATGGGATTTGCCCGTCAGGTTGCTAACCGTGTCATCTTTACTGCAGACGGTGAGTTCCTTGAAGATGGTACACCAGATCAAATCTTCGATAACCCACAACACCCACGTTTGAAAGAATTCTTGGACAAAATTTTAAATGCCTAA
- the obgE gene encoding GTPase ObgE, whose product MSMFLDTAKISVQAGRGGDGMVAFRREKYVPNGGPWGGDGGKGGSVIFKVDEGLRTLMDFRYNRKFKAKNGEKGMTKGMHGRGAEDLIVSIPPGTTVRDAETGKVITDMVEDGQEFVVAHGGRGGRGNIRFATPRNPAPEIAENGEPGEERELQLELKILADVGLVGFPSVGKSTILSVVTAAKPKIGAYHFTTIVPNLGMVRTKSGESFAMADLPGLIEGASQGVGLGTQFLRHIERTRVILHVIDMSASEGRDPYEDYLQINKELETYNLRLMERPQIIVANKMDMPEAEENLKEFKEKLAANYDEFDELPQIFPISSLAHQGLENLLEATAELLDQTDEFLLYNEDDMEQEEVYYGFNEEERPFEISRDDDASWVLSGEKLEKLFVMTNMERDESIMKFARQLRGMGVDEALRERGAKDGDIVRIGNFEFEFVD is encoded by the coding sequence ATGAGTATGTTTTTAGATACAGCCAAGATCAGTGTCCAAGCTGGTCGTGGTGGCGATGGGATGGTTGCCTTCCGTCGTGAAAAATATGTGCCAAATGGCGGTCCTTGGGGAGGTGACGGTGGTAAGGGTGGCTCAGTCATTTTCAAGGTTGACGAAGGCTTGCGCACCCTTATGGATTTCCGTTATAACCGTAAGTTCAAAGCTAAGAACGGTGAAAAAGGGATGACCAAGGGTATGCATGGTCGAGGAGCTGAGGACCTTATCGTTAGCATCCCGCCTGGTACGACAGTGCGTGACGCTGAAACAGGTAAGGTTATTACTGATATGGTCGAGGATGGCCAAGAGTTTGTCGTTGCTCATGGTGGACGTGGTGGACGTGGAAATATCCGTTTTGCGACACCTCGTAATCCTGCCCCTGAAATCGCTGAAAATGGTGAACCAGGTGAAGAGCGCGAACTTCAATTGGAATTGAAGATTTTGGCTGATGTTGGTTTGGTTGGCTTCCCATCTGTTGGTAAATCAACAATTCTCAGTGTGGTAACGGCAGCAAAACCAAAGATTGGTGCTTACCACTTTACGACAATTGTTCCTAACTTGGGAATGGTCCGTACAAAGTCAGGAGAGAGTTTTGCCATGGCTGACCTCCCAGGATTGATTGAAGGTGCTAGCCAGGGGGTTGGCTTGGGAACACAGTTCCTCCGCCACATCGAGCGTACACGTGTTATCCTTCATGTTATTGATATGTCAGCGAGTGAGGGGCGTGATCCTTACGAGGATTATCTTCAAATTAACAAAGAGCTGGAAACTTACAACTTGCGCTTGATGGAACGTCCACAAATTATTGTTGCTAATAAGATGGACATGCCTGAGGCTGAGGAAAACTTGAAAGAGTTTAAGGAAAAATTGGCTGCTAACTATGATGAATTTGATGAGTTGCCACAAATTTTCCCTATTTCAAGTTTGGCCCATCAAGGTTTGGAAAATCTTTTGGAAGCTACTGCTGAACTACTTGATCAAACAGATGAATTCTTGCTCTATAACGAAGATGATATGGAACAAGAAGAAGTATACTATGGCTTTAACGAAGAAGAACGTCCATTTGAAATCAGTCGTGACGATGATGCGTCATGGGTGCTTTCTGGTGAAAAACTTGAAAAACTCTTTGTCATGACTAACATGGAACGTGATGAATCTATTATGAAATTCGCTCGTCAATTGCGTGGTATGGGAGTTGATGAAGCCCTTCGTGAACGTGGTGCTAAGGACGGCGATATTGTTCGTATTGGTAACTTCGAATTTGAGTTTGTGGATTGA
- a CDS encoding DUF4044 domain-containing protein, whose product MAFGDNGPRKKSFFERLTVLVVLIMLVVTVGALIFQAVSAVR is encoded by the coding sequence GTGGCATTTGGAGATAACGGACCACGGAAGAAATCATTTTTTGAACGTCTAACAGTATTAGTCGTTTTGATTATGCTAGTAGTAACAGTTGGGGCATTGATTTTCCAAGCAGTCTCAGCTGTCCGTTAA
- a CDS encoding pseudouridine synthase, translating into MRLDKFLVDCGVGSRSQVKTFLKKKQVTVNGQVETSPKTQIDEDKDQIAYLGQELIYETFVYYLLNKPQGVISATEDSRHKTVLNLLDETARHKQVFPVGRLDIDTHGLLLLTNNGDLAHAMLSPKKHVDKIYQAKVAGIMDEEDILAFEKGIKLKDHTCQPAKLEIVSVDRNTSTSLVQITIAEGKFHQVKRMVAACGKEVADLQRLKMGPLSLPNDLELGAWRRLTQEELDDLTIFGIPLA; encoded by the coding sequence ATGCGTCTGGACAAGTTTTTGGTAGACTGTGGTGTCGGGAGTCGTAGTCAAGTCAAGACCTTTCTGAAAAAGAAGCAAGTGACCGTAAATGGGCAGGTGGAGACATCACCTAAGACTCAGATTGATGAGGATAAAGACCAAATTGCATACTTGGGTCAGGAGTTGATATATGAGACCTTTGTTTACTATCTCTTAAATAAACCGCAAGGTGTCATTTCAGCAACGGAAGACTCTCGTCATAAGACTGTCCTCAATTTACTCGATGAGACAGCAAGACATAAGCAGGTTTTTCCAGTTGGTCGCTTGGATATTGATACTCATGGTCTTCTTCTATTGACCAATAATGGAGACTTAGCCCACGCTATGCTGTCTCCCAAAAAGCATGTGGACAAGATTTATCAGGCCAAGGTGGCTGGTATTATGGATGAAGAGGATATCTTGGCTTTTGAAAAAGGGATCAAGCTTAAAGACCATACTTGTCAGCCAGCGAAATTAGAGATTGTATCAGTCGACAGGAATACGAGTACTAGTTTGGTTCAAATTACCATTGCTGAGGGAAAATTCCATCAGGTTAAGCGTATGGTAGCCGCTTGCGGTAAGGAAGTGGCGGATTTACAACGTTTGAAAATGGGACCTTTAAGCCTGCCAAATGATTTAGAGCTTGGTGCTTGGCGACGTTTGACACAGGAGGAGTTAGACGATCTAACTATTTTTGGAATTCCTTTGGCCTAA
- a CDS encoding GyrI-like domain-containing protein, translating into MAFEGEELGKPTDFLWVQFLAEQDDLAVPTYGIRINDGSRKTYVTALAGEDDSMEMFALAPATYAVFKLRGPATAAVWESFHYAKNHFEMIDQPTVEVYPPGNRQAEDYEMEVWIPIKEEV; encoded by the coding sequence ATGGCTTTTGAAGGCGAGGAGCTAGGTAAGCCAACAGACTTCCTTTGGGTACAATTTTTGGCAGAGCAAGATGATTTGGCTGTTCCTACCTATGGGATTCGGATCAATGATGGCAGTCGCAAGACTTATGTAACGGCCTTGGCTGGTGAGGATGATAGTATGGAAATGTTTGCTCTTGCACCAGCCACTTATGCGGTTTTTAAACTTAGAGGGCCTGCAACAGCAGCTGTTTGGGAGAGTTTTCATTATGCTAAGAACCATTTTGAAATGATTGATCAGCCAACTGTAGAGGTTTATCCACCAGGGAATCGTCAGGCTGAAGATTATGAAATGGAAGTTTGGATTCCAATAAAGGAGGAAGTATAG
- a CDS encoding PaaI family thioesterase: MQDKLHEIRVFENFKEELFETGHVIVTTEVVEKSLNYFGNAHGGYLFTLCDQVAGLVALSTGDYAVTLQSNINYLKAGHLSDQLKIEGLCVHNGKTTKLVEVLITNQEEKILTRATFTMYVTGSISE; this comes from the coding sequence ATGCAAGACAAACTACATGAAATCCGTGTGTTTGAGAATTTTAAAGAAGAACTATTTGAAACTGGGCATGTGATTGTCACTACTGAGGTAGTCGAGAAGTCCTTAAATTATTTTGGTAATGCTCATGGTGGTTATTTATTTACGCTCTGTGATCAGGTGGCAGGACTTGTGGCACTTTCAACAGGAGACTACGCTGTAACTCTTCAGTCCAATATCAATTATTTAAAGGCAGGTCATTTGTCTGACCAACTCAAGATTGAAGGTCTTTGTGTGCATAATGGTAAAACGACCAAGTTGGTAGAAGTCCTCATTACTAATCAGGAGGAAAAAATTCTTACTAGAGCGACCTTTACCATGTATGTGACGGGCTCGATTTCGGAGTAG
- a CDS encoding OsmC family protein, with product MSWVNIALASCVTMCLQSYFSNYQEIEELAIQVDSSYEEGHFKLDIHLPKDLNSDNEQEILSFLDTYCRAKNFFREDIDVDISLVK from the coding sequence ATGAGTTGGGTGAATATTGCTTTAGCCTCTTGCGTGACCATGTGTCTACAGAGTTATTTTTCCAATTATCAGGAAATAGAGGAGCTTGCAATTCAGGTTGATTCTAGCTATGAAGAAGGGCATTTCAAGCTTGACATTCATCTACCTAAGGACTTGAATAGTGATAATGAGCAGGAAATCTTGTCTTTTTTAGATACTTATTGCCGAGCGAAGAATTTTTTTCGTGAGGATATAGATGTTGATATCAGCTTAGTCAAATAA
- a CDS encoding DMT family transporter, whose product MKHKIILGCLAAAACEILFGLSFIFTKSITAQASGLALISWRFVTAFFFVNLYLLTKRQKVVINGRNLKPLIRIAILNPIIYFICETIGIRMTTASESGAFLACIPVVALIMSSLILKEWPSRWQVVGVATTLIGIIIAIFAAGGSTNFSLVGYFILGLAVVSYALYCVDVEKASQFTSFEITYFMLASGCLTFGLFALSHSFLAGNLKELLTLPWSNPKFAITILYQGLGCSVIGYILSNFAIATIGVNRTASFIGISTIISILAAVVFLGEPFSQLQILAGILVVLGVYVANKN is encoded by the coding sequence ATGAAACATAAAATCATCTTGGGATGTTTGGCTGCAGCTGCCTGCGAGATCCTTTTTGGGCTCAGTTTTATATTTACCAAATCGATTACAGCACAGGCCAGTGGCCTTGCTTTAATCTCTTGGCGTTTTGTCACAGCCTTCTTCTTTGTCAACCTTTATCTTCTCACAAAAAGACAAAAGGTAGTCATAAATGGCAGAAATCTCAAACCACTGATACGTATTGCCATCCTTAATCCTATTATCTATTTTATCTGCGAAACGATTGGGATTCGTATGACTACTGCCTCTGAAAGTGGAGCATTCCTCGCTTGCATTCCGGTCGTCGCACTTATCATGTCTAGTCTTATTTTGAAAGAATGGCCAAGTCGTTGGCAAGTGGTAGGTGTCGCTACAACCCTCATCGGTATCATTATTGCCATATTCGCTGCGGGTGGCTCCACCAACTTCTCACTTGTCGGATACTTCATTTTAGGTTTAGCCGTTGTCTCCTATGCCCTTTATTGCGTTGACGTTGAAAAAGCCAGTCAATTCACTAGCTTTGAGATTACCTATTTTATGTTAGCCAGTGGTTGCCTTACATTTGGACTCTTTGCACTAAGCCATAGCTTTCTAGCGGGTAACTTGAAAGAGCTTTTAACGCTCCCTTGGAGTAATCCAAAGTTCGCCATAACCATCCTGTACCAAGGATTGGGGTGTAGTGTTATAGGGTATATCCTTTCAAATTTTGCTATCGCAACTATCGGGGTTAACCGAACTGCTTCTTTCATTGGCATATCAACGATTATCTCAATTCTAGCTGCTGTAGTCTTCTTAGGAGAGCCCTTCTCACAGTTACAAATCTTAGCGGGAATCTTGGTAGTCCTTGGAGTCTATGTGGCTAATAAAAATTAA
- the csn2 gene encoding type II-A CRISPR-associated protein Csn2 yields MKINFSLLDEPMEVNLGTVLVIEDVSVFAQLVKEFYQYDEQSNLTIFDSKIRSIRSSELLLITDILGYDINTSQVLKLLHTDIVSQLNDKPEVRSEIDSLVSLITDIIMAECIENELDIEYDEITLLELIKALGVRIETKSCTVFEKIFEILQIFKYLVKKRILVFVNSLSYFSKDEIYQILEYTKLSQADVLFLEPRQIEGIQQFILDKDYILMPYNN; encoded by the coding sequence ATGAAGATTAATTTTTCACTTTTGGATGAGCCTATGGAGGTTAATCTGGGGACAGTTCTCGTAATTGAGGATGTGAGTGTGTTTGCTCAGTTAGTCAAGGAATTCTATCAGTATGATGAACAATCGAATTTAACAATATTTGATAGTAAAATAAGGAGTATAAGGTCCTCTGAATTACTTTTAATAACGGATATTTTAGGTTACGATATTAATACTTCTCAGGTATTAAAGTTGCTTCACACAGATATTGTAAGCCAGTTGAATGATAAACCTGAAGTTAGATCAGAAATAGATTCTTTGGTATCATTAATTACTGATATTATAATGGCAGAGTGTATAGAAAATGAACTAGATATAGAGTATGATGAGATTACACTTTTAGAACTAATTAAAGCATTAGGTGTCAGAATCGAAACTAAGTCTTGTACGGTTTTTGAAAAAATATTTGAGATTTTACAGATTTTTAAATATTTAGTTAAAAAGAGAATTTTAGTATTCGTCAATAGCTTGTCGTATTTTTCTAAAGATGAAATTTATCAAATCTTGGAATATACAAAGTTATCACAAGCTGATGTATTATTTTTGGAACCTAGACAGATTGAAGGGATTCAACAATTTATTTTAGACAAGGATTATATTTTGATGCCCTATAATAACTAG
- the cas2 gene encoding CRISPR-associated endonuclease Cas2 — MSYRYMRMILMFDMPTDTAEERKAYRKFRKFLLSEGFIMHQFSVYSKLLLNHTANTAMVGRLKANNPKKGNITILTVTEKQFARMIYLYGDKNTSIANSEERLVFLGDNYCDED; from the coding sequence ATGAGTTATAGATATATGCGAATGATATTAATGTTTGATATGCCAACAGATACTGCTGAAGAGAGGAAAGCGTATCGTAAGTTTAGAAAGTTCCTCTTAAGTGAAGGTTTTATCATGCACCAGTTTTCGGTATATAGTAAACTGTTATTAAATCATACCGCCAATACAGCAATGGTTGGACGACTTAAAGCTAATAATCCTAAAAAAGGAAATATAACAATACTAACAGTTACTGAAAAGCAATTTGCCCGTATGATTTATTTGTACGGAGATAAAAACACAAGTATTGCCAATTCAGAGGAAAGGTTAGTGTTCTTAGGAGATAATTATTGTGATGAAGATTAA